The Pocillopora verrucosa isolate sample1 chromosome 2, ASM3666991v2, whole genome shotgun sequence genome has a segment encoding these proteins:
- the LOC136279196 gene encoding ATP-binding cassette sub-family C member 4-like → MASKGGYRKISGEEDKKVSFVSSLFYRWMNGVLKEGSQRPLDQNDFLPLSDENSGRFVTDKLKKIWESEKHRCKMNGKRPKLWKSVFDMLSAKDVIIILMGNILCTTSRLLFPLFLGYLVSKLMSTEAENTYRLYACALAMCLNGLIGGLGMHQESYRCEILGIKIGSALRGLVYQKTLLLSKQTLLKFTAGRLLDLISNDVKRMEEETVKFFVSAVFAVLAYVGAIFLIYNLIGWQAVMGVFLLCVLMPYFAVLSYANAKLRLRTATVSDQRISLMNQVVSGIRAVKTHAWEDEYGQKIRHVRRNEISVISKRTAIQSSIDALLYSATPLATLVSVIIMVLTGQTLTPANVFMLLSFMGVIKFSGMVNMTSGLMVTYDAYVSLGRIEEFLLLENMLQASESDVSNEPQQKAKSTATYLSRSYLKKEEENTEKVSLSRESRELGPTILCVSNLSYAKTHHEDEFILEDINFFAPSKSLTVITGPVGSGKSTLLSAIAGEIWNTIGTIDYQGSVIYLPQTAWVFSGTVKENILFGQPFEESKYEIIIDVCALKEDFQRLPDGDQTVVGERGEVLSGGQQARVSLARAVYSDGDIYLLDDPLSAVDFKVGQHIFNKCIKDLLGDKIVLFASHQQQHMENADEVIVLYKGRVLDKGRFTELQEKGVINSTVDPLYKAALKDKTDSSEPFCWEDKEEHDDAEKCQIIHPLTNEAKSLEIAQEDRGIGVVTSRLYWDYFRCGAHPLMLTGMVGLSLITQAIIVAPDLWLSFLAKLNPEDQNNKTYLSVFACLVGACFIFTIVRAYGFFHVCLKCAEHLHDKMVVAILQAPVLFFDSNPVGRILNRFSNDIGCVDEMLPKTFLAAMQMLLVIFGQILVTVVTNVWLMFLVVPISMLVVFLSNYYLKTARELKRLESISRSPVFAHFSETLIGLDTIRTRGRQTDFVDALYRYQDVHNQAYIMVMASGRWLGARLDCLASLLVGAVALAAILVSQDAAYAGLALVYVIQTLSATQYAVRKTSEVENYMTSVERVMTYTRLDKEPGYEEERTPPKDWPRRGSIVLRDVSLTYYPGGPQVLKNINLSIKGGAKIGVAGRTGAGKSSFVAALMRMPDADGKIIIDDVPIKEIGLQQARRGISVLGQSPVLFSGSLRKNLDILDKFQDAELWQALEDVQMKDFVERLETKLDHELLEYGANVSVGERQLICLARVLLQRSKIVVLDEPTAHVDPDTEETIWNVVRDKLKESTVITIAHRLNTIKDCEKILVLKDGKVKGFDNFDSIMNIK, encoded by the exons ATGGCATCTAAAGGCGGTTACAGGAAAATCTCTGGtgaagaagataaaaaagtcagttttgtatcttctcttttttatcGTTGGATGAACGGGGTCCTAAAGGAGGGCAGTCAAAGACCTTTGgatcaaaatgactttttaccCTTGTCAGACGAGAACTCTGGCCGTTTTGTCACcgacaagcttaaaaaaatctGGGAGAGCGAGAAACATCGTTGCAAGATGAATGGGAAAAGGCCCAAACTTTGGAAAAGCGTGTTTGATATGCTTTCTGCCAAagatgttatcatcattttgatgGGGAATATATTGTGTACAACTTCTCGCCTTCTCTTTCCACTTTTCCTCGGGTATCTTGTTTCTAAGCTTATGTCAACTGAGGCAGAGAATACTTATCGGCTCTACGCCTGCGCATTAGCTATGTGTCTCAATGGTTTGATCGGTGGTCTTGGTATGCACCAGGAAAGCTACAGATGTGAAATATTGGGGATCAAAATAGGAAGCGCCCTGAGGGGACTGGTGTACCAAAAG ACACTTCTACTCAGCAAGCAGACGTTACTGAAATTCACTGCAGGACGTTTACTCGACCTGATATCCAATGATGTTAAAAGAATGGAAGAAGAGACAGTCAAGTTTTTTGTCTCAGCCGTTTTCGCAGTCCTTGCTTATGTAGGGGCAATATTCCTTATCTACAATTTGATTGGCTGGCAGGCTGTTATGGGTGTGTTCCTTCTTTGTGTTCTTATGCCGTACTTTGCCGTCTTGTCCTATGCTAATGCTAAGCTGCGCTTGCGCACAGCTACAGTGTCCGATCAGCGAATCTCCCTAATGAATCAAGTAGTTTCCGGGATCCGCGCGGTCAAAACGCATGCGTGGGAGGACGAATATGGACAAAAGATAAGACATGTAAGAAG AAATGAAATCAGCGTCATTTCGAAGAGGACAGCCATTCAGTCAAGTATTGATGCCTTGTTATACAGTGCAACGCCACTGGCCACTCTGGTGTCAGTAATTATTATGGTGCTTACAGGCCAGACCCTCACGCCCGCCAATGTTTTCATGCTGCTGTCGTTTATGGGTGTTATAAAATTTAGTGGTATGGTGAACATGACATCAGGTTTAATGGTAACGTATGACGCCTACGTTTCGCTCGGAAGAATCGAAGAATTCCTTCTTCTGGAAAATATGTTGCAAGCCTCGGAGAGTGATGTAAGCAACGAGCCTCAACAAAAAGCGAAAAGTACCGCAACTTACCTAAGTCGCagttacttgaaaaaagaagaagaaaatacgGAGAAAGTTTCCCTCTCTCGTGAGTCAAGAGAATTAGGGCCTACTATATTATGTGTGTCAAATTTAAGCTACGCAAAAACGCATCATGAAGATGAATTTATTCTTGAGGATAtcaacttttttgcaccttcAAAGAGTTTAACAGTCATCACCGGCCCGGTTGGAAGTGGTAAGTCTACTCTGCTCTCAGCGATCGCTGGTGAAATTTGGAACACCATTGGGACGATTGATTATCAAGGGTCTGTCATTTACTTGCCTCAGACTGCTTGGGTGTTTTCGGGAACggtaaaagaaaacattctgtttgGTCAACCCTTCGAGGAGTCCAAGTACGAAATAATAATCGACGTCTGCGCTCTGAAAGAAGACTTTCAGCGGTTACCTGATGGTGACCAAACAGTTGTTGGAGAACGCGGAGAGGTTCTGAGTGGAGGACAACAGGCGAGAGTAAGTTTAGCTCGTGCAGTTTATTCTGACGGAGATATTTATCTATTGGATGATCCACTGAGTGCTGTCGATTTTAAAGTTGGCCAACACATCTTTAACAAGTGCATCAAAGATCTACTTGGCGATAAAATCGTTCTGTTTGCCTCTCATCAGCAACAGCACATGGAAAACGCTGATGAAGTGATTGTGTTGTACAAAGGGCGTGTCCTCGACAAGGGACGCTTTACTGAGCTGCAAGAAAAAGGTGTAATCAATTCAACTGTTGACCCGCTCTATAAAGCAGCTCTGAAGGACAAAACGGACTCATCTGAGCCGTTCTGCTGGGAAGATAAGGAGGAACACGATGATGCTGAAAAGTGCCAGATAATACATCCTCTGACCAATGAGGCGAAGAGTTTGGAGATAGCACAGGAGGATCGGGGAATCGGAGTTGTGACATCCAGGCTTTATTGGGACTATTTCAGATGTGGAGCACATCCTTTGATGCTAACTGGAATGGTTGGTTTAAGTCTCATTACTCAAG CCATCATAGTTGCTCCAGACTTGTGGCTTTCGTTTCTTGCAAAACTAAACCCAGAGGATCAGAATAACAAGACTTATCTATCTGTCTTCGCCTGTCTGGTTGGCGCGTGTTTTATATTTACTATCGTTCGGGCTTACGGATTCTTCCATGTTTGTCTGAAGTGCGCCGAGCATCTTCACGATAAAATGgttgtggccattttacaaGCACCTGTCCTGTTCTTTGATTCTAATCCAGTGGGAAGAATCCTAAATCGTTTCTCCAATGATATTGGCTGCGTAGATGAGATGTTACCCAAAACATTCCTGGCGGCAATGCAGATGCTCTTGGTGATATTTGGCCAAATTCTGGTAACAGTTGTCACAAATGTTTGGCTgatgtttcttgttgttccaATTTCCATGTTGGTCGTTTTTCTATCCAATTATTACTTGAAGACTGCCAGAGAACTAAAGAGGTTAGAGTCGATATCCCGAAGCCCAGTGTTCGCTCATTTTTCGGAGACCCTGATAGGACTGGACACGATTCGTACGAGAGGAAGACAGACAGATTTTGTGGATGCACTCTACAG ATATCAAGATGTTCATAATCAGGCGTATATTATGGTGATGGCCAGCGGTAGGTGGCTCGGTGCACGTTTGGATTGTCTCGCTTCCTTGTTAGTCGGTGCAGTTGCTCTGGCTGCAATCTTGGTATCTCAAGATGCCG cttacGCTGGTCTCGCTCTTGTTTACGTCATCCAAACTCTGAGCGCGACTCAATACGCTGTTAGAAAAACGTCTGAAGTGGAAAACTACATGACGTCAGTTGAGCGAGTTATGACCTACACCCGACTCGATAAGGAGCCTGGATACGAAGAAGAACGAACACCGCCAAAAGACTGGCCTCGGAGAGGAAGTATTGTGTTGAGAGATGTATCATTGACGTACTATCCAGGGGGACCTCAAGTGCTGAAAAACATCAATCTTAGCATCAAAGGAGGAGCAAAGATTGGAGTTGCCGGCCGTACGGGAGCTGGGAAGTCATCTTTTGTAGCAGCTCTCATGCGCATGCCTGATGCTGATGGAAAGATAATCATCGACGATGTTCCAATTAAAGAGATAGGCCTCCAACAAGCCCGACGAGGTATCTCGGTTCTTGGTCAAAGTCCTGTTCTTTTTAGCGGATCTTTAAGGAAAAATCTCGATATTTTAGACAAGTTTCAAGACGCTGAATTATGGCAGGCTTTAGAGGATGTGCAAATGAAAGATTTTGTCGAGAGGCTTGAGACCAAGCTGGATCACGAACTGCTGGAATATGGTGCTAATGTGAGTGTTGGAGAGCGGCAGTTAATTTGCTTGGCTCGTGTGCTGCTACAGAGAAGTAAAATCGTCGTCTTGGACGAGCCAACTGCGCATGTTGACCCAGACACAGAGGAAACGATTTGGAATGTAGTACGGGACAAACTGAAGGAGTCGACTGTCATCACTATAGCTCACCGTTTGAACACGATAAAAGACTGCGAGAAGATTTTGGTCTTGAAAGATGGAAAAGTTAAAGGGTTTGACAATTTTGACTCAATAATGAACATTAAGTGA